A region from the Geobacter benzoatilyticus genome encodes:
- a CDS encoding Panacea domain-containing protein, producing the protein MFAFAYDKNRAIATVLYIAKKLGSTPRKPDMHRIFKVLYFADQKHIAKFGRPVIGDTYIAMKDGPVPSQIYDMLKDVRDHLTGQFDDFFCVQNYYVTPRRDPDLDELSESDIEALDESIAENGRLNYAQLRNKSHDNAYERSTRNGRILIREIAKVSGASPELLKYVTSRIELETAVARNR; encoded by the coding sequence ATGTTTGCGTTCGCGTACGACAAAAATAGAGCAATAGCAACAGTGCTTTACATCGCTAAGAAGCTCGGAAGCACTCCGCGCAAACCCGATATGCACCGGATTTTTAAGGTTCTATATTTTGCGGATCAAAAGCATATTGCCAAGTTTGGCCGTCCGGTTATCGGGGATACTTATATCGCGATGAAAGACGGCCCCGTGCCGTCACAAATCTACGACATGCTCAAGGATGTGCGCGATCACCTAACAGGCCAATTTGATGACTTTTTTTGCGTACAAAATTACTACGTAACTCCGCGCCGTGACCCCGATTTAGACGAATTGTCGGAATCCGATATTGAGGCTCTCGATGAGTCCATAGCGGAAAATGGCAGACTCAACTACGCCCAACTCCGTAATAAATCCCACGACAACGCTTACGAACGCTCGACACGCAATGGACGTATTCTTATACGTGAAATTGCAAAAGTATCGGGTGCCTCCCCTGAGTTACTCAAATATGTCACTTCACGTATTGAACTGGAAACTGCTGTAGCTCGTAATCGATGA